In one window of Agrobacterium larrymoorei DNA:
- a CDS encoding LysE family translocator, with product MLDLHQLLIVYIAYIIAVASPGPSNMTIMGVAMSQGRAPAIVLALGVMTGSLCWATVAATGLSAVLATFANALFVIKIAGGFYLLYLAYKSARSAFARAPQAEPGTLATSRADYIKLYRRGLLLHLTNPKAVLGWLAIMSLGLKPGAGPATLAAIIGGCAILGLTIFCGYALLFSTAPAIRIYQKAKRSIEVTLALFFGFAGIKLLLSRV from the coding sequence ATGCTAGACCTCCACCAGCTTCTCATCGTCTACATCGCCTATATCATCGCGGTTGCGAGCCCCGGTCCTAGCAACATGACCATCATGGGCGTTGCCATGAGCCAGGGTAGGGCGCCCGCGATTGTGCTCGCGCTCGGCGTCATGACCGGCTCGCTGTGCTGGGCAACGGTCGCCGCAACGGGATTGTCCGCCGTGCTCGCCACCTTTGCCAACGCGCTTTTCGTCATCAAGATTGCAGGCGGCTTCTATCTTCTTTATCTGGCCTATAAATCCGCCCGCTCCGCCTTCGCGAGGGCACCGCAGGCAGAGCCCGGCACACTCGCCACCAGCCGCGCAGATTACATCAAGCTCTACCGTCGCGGCCTGCTGCTTCACCTCACCAACCCCAAAGCCGTCCTCGGCTGGCTCGCCATCATGTCGCTCGGCCTCAAGCCCGGCGCTGGCCCAGCCACTCTCGCCGCCATCATCGGCGGCTGCGCCATCCTCGGCCTCACCATCTTCTGCGGCTACGCCCTGCTATTTTCCACCGCACCCGCCATCCGCATCTATCAGAAGGCCAAGCGCTCTATCGAGGTAACGCTTGCCTTGTTCTTCGGCTTTGCGGGCATCAAGCTGCTGTTGAGCAGGGTTTAG
- a CDS encoding glyoxalase superfamily protein: MSNQPHFTRTCPILRIFDETKAREFYVDFLGFSVDWEHRFGENFPLYMQVSRAGLVLHLSGHHGDATPGSNVFVNTVNIEAYQRELAAKDYTFMKPGVEKLPWGLQMEVTDPFANRIRFCEQEEAESA, from the coding sequence ATGTCGAACCAACCACATTTCACCCGAACCTGCCCCATTCTCCGCATTTTCGATGAGACCAAGGCGCGGGAATTCTACGTGGATTTCCTCGGCTTTTCCGTGGATTGGGAGCATCGCTTTGGGGAGAATTTTCCGCTTTATATGCAGGTGTCGCGCGCGGGACTTGTGCTGCATCTCAGCGGGCATCATGGCGATGCGACGCCCGGTTCGAATGTTTTCGTCAATACCGTTAACATCGAAGCCTATCAGCGCGAACTCGCCGCCAAGGACTATACCTTCATGAAGCCGGGTGTGGAAAAGCTGCCCTGGGGGCTTCAGATGGAAGTGACCGATCCCTTCGCAAACCGCATCCGTTTCTGCGAGCAGGAAGAAGCCGAAAGCGCTTGA
- a CDS encoding cation diffusion facilitator family transporter, with translation MNAEGNALVRKLAFWGIPFSLAILGLKLLAWWVTGSVALLSDGLESTVNVVAAFIAYFVIRYAQKPADDDHQFGHHKAEYISAVIEGVLIVVAALLIVKEAYAGLFAPRLPEAPVLGLAINGFAGALNAIWATILIRVGKKHASPALTADGQHIMSDVVTSGGVLIGLALAIATGYAILDPVLAILVAINILVQGSKVILHSLGGLMDKAVEPEEDEAIRQAISENSAGVLNVHDLKTRRAGAAAFIDFHVVVPASMSVGKAHEICDRLEDAIREAIPGATIGIHVEPESEVAHGVKVDVIEAGV, from the coding sequence ATGAACGCTGAAGGTAACGCTCTCGTCAGAAAGCTGGCTTTCTGGGGCATTCCGTTTTCACTTGCGATCCTCGGCCTGAAGCTTCTGGCATGGTGGGTCACGGGGTCTGTCGCGCTGTTGTCCGATGGTCTGGAATCGACCGTCAACGTCGTTGCGGCCTTCATCGCCTATTTCGTCATTCGTTATGCGCAGAAGCCTGCCGATGACGATCACCAGTTCGGCCACCACAAGGCGGAATATATTTCTGCCGTTATCGAAGGCGTGCTGATCGTCGTTGCGGCGCTGTTGATCGTCAAGGAAGCCTATGCGGGGCTGTTTGCGCCGCGCCTGCCGGAAGCGCCGGTTCTGGGTCTGGCGATCAACGGCTTTGCGGGTGCGCTCAACGCCATCTGGGCAACGATCCTCATTCGTGTCGGCAAGAAGCATGCTTCGCCTGCGCTCACCGCCGATGGTCAGCACATCATGTCGGATGTCGTCACCTCGGGCGGCGTTCTCATCGGCCTCGCGCTGGCAATCGCTACCGGCTATGCCATTCTCGATCCCGTTCTCGCCATCCTCGTTGCCATCAACATTCTCGTCCAGGGCTCGAAAGTCATTCTGCATTCCCTCGGCGGTTTGATGGACAAGGCCGTGGAGCCCGAGGAGGATGAGGCGATCAGGCAGGCGATCTCCGAGAATTCGGCTGGCGTTCTCAACGTGCATGATCTGAAGACCCGCCGCGCCGGTGCCGCCGCCTTCATCGATTTTCACGTCGTGGTTCCGGCCTCGATGTCGGTTGGAAAAGCGCATGAGATTTGCGACCGCCTTGAAGATGCCATAAGGGAGGCCATACCGGGCGCCACGATTGGCATCCATGTGGAGCCTGAGAGTGAAGTGGCGCACGGCGTCAAGGTTGATGTTATCGAAGCAGGAGTTTGA
- the queF gene encoding preQ(1) synthase, translated as MSVTDVSGLSQLGAQVASPENPESAVLEKVPNGNAGTDYVVRFTAPEFTSLCPMTGQPDFAHIVIDYIPGDFLVESKSLKLFLHSFRNHGAFHEDCSVYIAKRLVELLAPKWLRIGAYWYPRGGIPIDVFWQTGPAPEGVWLPDQGVATYRGRG; from the coding sequence ATGTCAGTGACGGATGTTTCCGGCCTGTCGCAGCTGGGCGCGCAGGTTGCGTCGCCTGAAAACCCGGAAAGTGCTGTTCTGGAAAAAGTACCGAACGGCAATGCCGGAACGGATTATGTCGTGCGCTTCACCGCGCCGGAATTCACCTCGCTCTGCCCCATGACGGGCCAGCCGGATTTCGCTCATATCGTGATCGATTATATCCCCGGCGATTTTCTCGTGGAATCCAAGTCGCTGAAGCTGTTCCTGCATTCCTTCCGCAACCACGGCGCTTTCCACGAGGATTGCTCGGTTTATATCGCCAAGCGCCTCGTAGAACTGCTTGCACCCAAATGGCTGCGCATCGGCGCTTACTGGTATCCGCGCGGCGGCATTCCCATCGATGTGTTCTGGCAAACCGGGCCAGCGCCCGAAGGCGTCTGGCTGCCGGATCAAGGCGTGGCGACCTATCGCGGTCGGGGCTAG
- a CDS encoding DUF2076 domain-containing protein: MSPEETQLLKSLFDRVKTASTTQRDPEAETLISQAVRDQPSSPYYLAQAVIVQEKGLEAAAAHIRQLEERIHQLETGTADQQRGTQGGFLSSIFGSNQSQTPAPAPTAQPSYRNDTAGQTAGPWGRGPEPQQQPSGPWTQQPQTSAFGRMGGGGGGFLQGALGTAAGVAGGMLLANSLSGIFSNHVASSGWGGLGGAGTGNAPVEETVINNYYNDDDRSQQDATDNNDNLQQADYDESNDDTDFDSGDGDSFV, encoded by the coding sequence ATGTCACCAGAAGAAACCCAACTTCTCAAATCCCTGTTCGACAGGGTGAAAACCGCATCCACCACCCAGAGAGACCCGGAAGCCGAAACGCTGATCAGTCAGGCGGTTCGCGACCAGCCGTCTTCGCCATATTATCTGGCGCAGGCGGTTATCGTACAGGAAAAGGGCCTCGAGGCCGCAGCGGCGCATATTCGCCAGCTGGAAGAGCGCATTCACCAGCTTGAGACCGGCACCGCAGACCAGCAGCGCGGCACGCAGGGCGGCTTCCTGAGCTCGATTTTTGGAAGCAACCAATCGCAGACGCCCGCTCCGGCACCGACTGCGCAACCGAGCTATCGAAACGATACGGCAGGCCAGACGGCTGGACCTTGGGGTCGCGGCCCCGAGCCTCAGCAGCAGCCAAGCGGCCCGTGGACGCAGCAGCCACAGACTTCCGCATTTGGGCGAATGGGCGGCGGCGGTGGCGGCTTTTTGCAGGGTGCGCTGGGTACGGCGGCGGGTGTGGCGGGCGGCATGCTGCTGGCCAACTCGCTGAGCGGCATTTTCTCCAACCACGTCGCGTCTTCCGGCTGGGGTGGCCTTGGCGGCGCGGGAACTGGCAATGCGCCGGTCGAGGAGACAGTCATCAACAACTACTACAATGATGACGACCGCTCGCAGCAGGATGCCACCGACAACAACGATAATCTGCAGCAGGCGGATTATGACGAAAGCAACGACGATACGGATTTCGATTCAGGCGATGGAGATTCCTTCGTCTGA
- a CDS encoding HupE/UreJ family protein encodes MFKRLSIAAAGLAATTLPAFAHLNPEEHGSFMAGVSHPIFGADHILAMVAVGLWASQIASTEGRKNALWAVPAAFVGTMAVGFFMAVYGVGLPFVEPAILASVIGLGLLVAVAAKLPTSAAAAVVGVFALFHGHAHGGELGSAGALQFGIGFMISTALLHLAGVALGLGVSRFGTIAARVAGGLTAIAGLSLAFGG; translated from the coding sequence ATGTTCAAGAGACTTTCAATCGCCGCAGCAGGTCTTGCCGCCACCACCCTGCCCGCCTTCGCCCACCTGAACCCGGAAGAGCACGGCTCCTTCATGGCGGGTGTCTCGCACCCGATTTTCGGTGCAGACCATATTCTGGCGATGGTGGCCGTCGGCCTCTGGGCCTCGCAGATTGCCAGCACCGAAGGCCGTAAAAACGCGCTTTGGGCAGTTCCGGCGGCGTTCGTCGGCACCATGGCGGTTGGCTTTTTCATGGCGGTCTATGGTGTCGGTCTGCCTTTCGTGGAGCCTGCAATTCTGGCATCTGTCATCGGGCTTGGCCTGTTGGTGGCGGTGGCGGCGAAGCTGCCGACATCTGCGGCAGCAGCCGTTGTGGGCGTGTTTGCGCTGTTTCACGGCCATGCGCATGGTGGCGAGCTGGGCTCTGCTGGCGCGCTGCAATTCGGCATCGGCTTCATGATTTCCACCGCGCTGCTGCATCTGGCAGGCGTGGCGCTTGGCCTTGGCGTCTCGCGTTTCGGCACCATTGCAGCGCGCGTGGCTGGCGGTTTGACGGCGATTGCGGGTCTTTCGCTCGCTTTCGGTGGATGA
- a CDS encoding ATP-dependent Clp protease proteolytic subunit — MNEEEDDKSKELPIGKETEANLFKSRSIFIYGGITQELAQKVCTQLVALAAASDDDIRVYVNSPGGHVESGDSIHDMIKFIKPKVYIIGTGWVASAGALIYVSVPKERRLCLPNTRFLLHQPSGGTRGMASDIEIQAREIIKMNQRLIKIFSKATGQSEEKIAKDIDRDYWLGAEEAVNYGLVGKIVENQSEV, encoded by the coding sequence ATGAACGAAGAAGAAGACGACAAGAGCAAGGAACTGCCGATCGGTAAGGAAACGGAAGCGAATCTTTTCAAGTCGCGTTCGATCTTCATCTATGGCGGTATCACACAGGAACTGGCGCAGAAGGTCTGCACCCAGCTCGTGGCTCTTGCTGCTGCCAGCGATGACGATATCCGCGTCTACGTGAATTCGCCCGGCGGCCACGTCGAATCCGGCGATAGCATCCACGACATGATCAAGTTCATCAAGCCGAAGGTCTATATCATCGGCACGGGCTGGGTCGCTTCCGCTGGCGCGCTGATCTACGTATCGGTGCCGAAGGAACGTCGTCTTTGCCTGCCCAACACCCGCTTCCTGCTTCACCAACCCTCCGGTGGCACACGCGGCATGGCGTCGGACATCGAAATCCAGGCCCGCGAAATCATCAAGATGAACCAGCGCCTGATCAAGATTTTCTCAAAGGCCACCGGCCAGTCGGAAGAAAAGATCGCCAAGGACATCGACCGCGACTACTGGCTCGGCGCAGAAGAAGCCGTCAATTACGGCCTCGTCGGCAAGATCGTCGAGAACCAGTCGGAAGTCTGA
- a CDS encoding IS4 family transposase, translated as MRHQNSVFHQIQKHVPWQVFEGLVDKYKGDHRVRRFSMKDQLLALLFAQLSGAQSLREIEAGLSSHRNQLYHLGAHGVARSTLADANATRPAGVFADLFSHMAAAASRRTRRHIRDAVRLLDATRVALSSMSDGWADMVSGRRAAKLHVAYDPNGDIPMAMTMTGQRTNDIVPAKAMPIEPGMTYVFDLAYYDFAWWAALDRAGCRFVTRLKTNTHLQAATEQPPSESDHILCDRIGLLAQRMARSRRNPFSEPLREIAVRIDTGRTIRLVTNDLDAPAEEIAELYKQRWQIELFFKWVKQNLRIRHFFGASENAVRIQTYVALIAYLVLRMAQACQSAITQPLTFTRLVRLNLMHKRRSDQLLKPPTQPSKSPNQMVLMWD; from the coding sequence ATGCGCCACCAGAATAGCGTTTTTCATCAAATACAGAAGCATGTTCCCTGGCAGGTCTTCGAAGGGCTTGTGGATAAGTACAAGGGCGATCACAGGGTTCGGCGGTTTTCGATGAAGGACCAGTTGCTGGCGCTTCTGTTTGCCCAGCTTTCCGGCGCGCAAAGCCTGCGCGAGATCGAGGCAGGGCTGTCGAGCCACCGCAACCAGCTTTATCATCTGGGTGCCCACGGCGTGGCGCGCTCCACCCTTGCCGATGCCAATGCCACAAGGCCTGCGGGCGTCTTTGCCGATCTGTTCTCCCATATGGCGGCTGCCGCCAGCCGAAGAACCCGTCGCCATATCCGCGATGCGGTGCGCCTGCTCGACGCCACCCGCGTCGCCCTCTCCTCCATGAGCGATGGCTGGGCCGATATGGTCAGCGGGCGCAGAGCCGCCAAGCTGCATGTCGCCTACGATCCGAATGGCGACATCCCCATGGCGATGACCATGACAGGCCAGAGAACCAACGACATCGTGCCCGCAAAGGCCATGCCGATCGAACCCGGCATGACCTATGTCTTTGATCTGGCTTACTATGATTTCGCGTGGTGGGCAGCGCTGGACCGGGCAGGCTGCCGCTTCGTCACACGGCTGAAGACCAACACGCATCTTCAGGCCGCCACCGAACAGCCTCCAAGCGAGAGCGATCACATCCTGTGCGACAGGATCGGGCTGTTGGCACAACGCATGGCGCGCTCGAGACGCAATCCCTTTTCCGAACCGTTGCGCGAGATCGCGGTGCGGATCGACACGGGCAGGACCATCCGGCTCGTCACCAACGATCTGGATGCGCCAGCCGAAGAGATTGCCGAGCTTTACAAACAGCGCTGGCAGATCGAACTGTTCTTTAAATGGGTCAAGCAGAACCTCAGGATACGCCATTTCTTCGGAGCATCCGAAAACGCCGTGCGCATCCAGACCTATGTCGCCCTCATCGCCTATCTTGTGCTGCGCATGGCGCAGGCCTGCCAGAGCGCCATCACGCAACCGCTCACCTTCACCCGCCTCGTACGCCTCAACCTCATGCACAAAAGGCGATCCGACCAACTCCTTAAACCACCCACACAACCGTCCAAATCCCCAAACCAGATGGTGCTGATGTGGGACTGA
- a CDS encoding MnmC family methyltransferase, translating to MLPWIELDRAPIPGDGTELRLKQRGQEFSIMLGSNELMNSRLSGSEEALATLSCGRIAGRAKQSVLIGGLGMGFTLRAALGVLPDDAKVTVAELVPAVVEWARGPMAALHEGTLDDGRVDIHIGDVGALIRSKKAAYDAILLDVDNGPDGLSRPSNDSLYDRHGLLAAQTALRSGGVLAVWSSAPDAAFTRRLKQVGFATDEVPVRANGKRGGARHMLWLATKV from the coding sequence ATGCTGCCCTGGATAGAACTGGACCGTGCCCCCATTCCCGGTGATGGCACCGAGTTGCGGCTGAAGCAGCGGGGGCAAGAGTTTTCGATCATGCTCGGTTCGAACGAGCTGATGAACAGCCGGTTGAGTGGGTCCGAAGAGGCGCTGGCGACCTTGTCTTGCGGGCGGATTGCTGGTCGCGCAAAGCAGAGTGTTTTGATCGGCGGGCTGGGCATGGGGTTTACGCTTCGGGCAGCGCTAGGCGTGTTGCCTGATGATGCGAAAGTGACGGTGGCAGAACTGGTGCCAGCCGTTGTGGAGTGGGCGCGTGGGCCAATGGCGGCGCTTCATGAAGGCACGCTAGATGATGGGCGCGTCGATATTCATATTGGTGATGTGGGTGCGCTGATCCGCTCGAAAAAAGCGGCTTACGATGCGATTTTGCTGGATGTGGACAATGGGCCGGATGGGCTTTCGCGGCCATCCAACGACAGCCTTTATGATCGCCATGGGTTGTTGGCGGCGCAGACGGCCTTGCGGTCGGGCGGGGTTCTGGCCGTCTGGTCTTCCGCGCCGGATGCCGCTTTCACGCGACGGCTGAAACAGGTCGGGTTTGCAACGGATGAGGTGCCGGTTCGCGCCAATGGCAAACGCGGCGGTGCGCGGCATATGTTGTGGCTGGCGACGAAGGTGTAG
- a CDS encoding transglycosylase SLT domain-containing protein, translating to MRSVFVAVFLLIVLAGCATAPSQITNACAIFEQRNGMFNNWRKDAQAAQREFGVPVPVMMATIYTESSFQPYARPPRTKLFGFIPWTRQSSAYGYAQALDGTWDRYRRETGRWNASRTDFTDAIHFVGWYHSTSNRQNGIALNDPYNLYLAYYSGHGGYAKGVWRNNVAIQKAARRSANMAIRYEAQLRDCGY from the coding sequence ATGCGTAGCGTTTTTGTCGCCGTTTTTCTTCTCATCGTTCTGGCAGGCTGTGCGACCGCCCCGTCGCAGATCACCAATGCCTGCGCGATTTTCGAACAGCGCAACGGCATGTTCAACAACTGGCGCAAGGATGCGCAGGCAGCCCAACGCGAATTCGGCGTGCCCGTGCCGGTGATGATGGCAACCATCTACACGGAATCCAGCTTCCAGCCCTATGCCCGCCCGCCACGCACCAAGCTCTTCGGCTTCATTCCATGGACCCGCCAGTCCAGCGCCTATGGCTACGCACAGGCACTGGACGGCACCTGGGATCGCTATCGCCGAGAAACCGGCCGCTGGAACGCCAGCCGCACCGATTTCACCGACGCCATCCATTTCGTCGGCTGGTACCACTCCACCAGCAACCGCCAGAACGGCATCGCCCTCAACGACCCCTACAATCTCTACCTCGCCTACTATTCCGGCCATGGCGGCTACGCGAAGGGCGTCTGGCGCAACAATGTTGCCATCCAAAAAGCTGCGCGGCGTTCCGCCAATATGGCGATCCGCTACGAGGCGCAGCTTCGGGATTGTGGGTATTGA
- a CDS encoding TrmH family RNA methyltransferase, translating to MTQADDARIAPFRDIRERDLIGRHGKFIVEGTVVLRMLAAAHKAGGDFRADCILILKNRLAGVLDILSEFPPDVPVYVAEAEVLDSIVGFHLHRGILALGSRTGTRNMLDTIRSLPETSLVVAGCGISNHDNMGAMFRNAAAFLADAVFLDATSCDPLYRKALRVSVGSVLSVPYHRGGNALSMLEMLAAEGFEIWSLSPSGSTEIREIPRSPRMALVIGTEGDGLPPELLSRFHSARIAQSPHLDSLNAGTASGLALYQMATTMGRL from the coding sequence ATGACGCAGGCGGATGACGCACGGATCGCCCCGTTTCGCGATATTCGCGAGCGGGACCTGATCGGCAGGCACGGCAAGTTCATCGTGGAAGGCACCGTCGTACTGCGCATGCTGGCAGCAGCGCATAAGGCAGGCGGCGATTTCCGTGCAGACTGCATCCTCATCCTGAAGAACCGCCTCGCCGGTGTTCTGGATATTCTCAGCGAGTTTCCACCAGATGTGCCGGTGTATGTGGCGGAAGCGGAGGTGCTGGATAGCATCGTCGGCTTCCACCTCCACCGCGGCATTCTGGCGCTCGGCTCCCGCACCGGCACGCGCAATATGCTGGATACGATCCGAAGCTTGCCCGAGACATCGCTGGTCGTTGCGGGCTGCGGTATCTCGAACCATGACAATATGGGCGCAATGTTCCGCAACGCCGCCGCCTTTCTGGCCGATGCGGTATTTCTGGATGCCACCTCCTGCGACCCGCTTTATCGTAAGGCGCTGCGCGTCTCTGTCGGCTCCGTCCTGTCGGTGCCTTATCATCGCGGCGGCAACGCGCTTTCCATGCTAGAGATGCTGGCGGCGGAAGGCTTTGAAATCTGGAGCCTGTCCCCATCCGGCAGCACCGAAATTCGCGAGATACCACGCTCACCGCGCATGGCCTTGGTCATCGGAACGGAAGGTGACGGCCTGCCGCCTGAACTTCTGTCGCGCTTCCATTCGGCCCGAATTGCGCAGTCCCCTCACCTCGATAGCCTCAATGCAGGCACGGCCTCTGGCCTTGCACTCTATCAGATGGCAACGACCATGGGACGACTCTAA
- a CDS encoding RluA family pseudouridine synthase has product MNDPFKQGGDARKVLIAGEDAEGRLDAWLAAEVGGDLSRSRIKALMEQGAVFLNGTAVTEPKKKIRVGDRIEITMPEPEDPEPKGEDIPLEVEYEDEDLIVLLKPPGLVVHPGAGNWTGTLVNALIHHCGDSLSGIGGVRRPGIVHRLDKETSGVMVVAKNDNAHRHLAAQFADHGRTGPLERAYKAIVWGRPKSLRGTIDAPLGRGADRTKRAVRHEDAIDAREAITHYDVVERYHEKPDATCLASLVECQLETGRTHQIRVHMAHIGHPLIGDPEYGAAFRTKANLLPEPAKTVVNRFPRQALHAYLLVFEHPRTGEVMEFETDMPDDMAALADALRA; this is encoded by the coding sequence ATGAACGACCCCTTTAAACAAGGCGGAGACGCAAGGAAAGTCCTGATTGCTGGCGAAGATGCGGAAGGGCGTCTGGACGCGTGGCTTGCCGCAGAAGTTGGGGGCGATCTTTCGCGCAGCCGCATCAAGGCGCTGATGGAGCAGGGGGCCGTCTTCCTGAACGGTACTGCGGTCACCGAGCCCAAAAAGAAGATCCGCGTCGGCGACCGCATCGAGATTACCATGCCGGAGCCGGAAGACCCGGAACCCAAGGGTGAGGATATTCCGCTTGAGGTGGAATATGAGGATGAAGACCTGATCGTGCTGTTGAAGCCGCCGGGTCTCGTGGTGCATCCGGGCGCGGGAAACTGGACCGGAACGCTGGTCAACGCGCTGATCCATCATTGTGGCGATAGCCTCTCCGGCATTGGCGGCGTGCGCCGACCGGGCATCGTGCACCGTCTGGACAAGGAAACCAGCGGCGTGATGGTCGTTGCCAAGAATGATAATGCGCACCGGCATCTGGCCGCGCAATTTGCCGACCATGGCCGAACCGGCCCGCTGGAGCGCGCCTACAAGGCCATCGTCTGGGGGCGTCCGAAATCCCTGCGCGGCACCATCGATGCGCCGCTGGGGCGCGGCGCGGACCGCACCAAGCGCGCGGTAAGGCATGAAGACGCCATCGATGCGCGTGAAGCCATTACCCATTATGACGTGGTGGAGCGCTATCATGAGAAACCGGATGCCACCTGCCTGGCATCATTGGTTGAATGCCAGCTGGAAACCGGGCGCACGCACCAGATCCGCGTGCATATGGCCCATATCGGCCATCCGCTGATCGGCGATCCCGAATATGGGGCGGCGTTTCGCACAAAGGCCAATCTGCTGCCGGAGCCTGCGAAGACCGTGGTCAACCGTTTTCCGCGCCAGGCACTGCATGCCTATCTTCTCGTTTTCGAACATCCGCGCACCGGCGAGGTGATGGAATTCGAAACGGATATGCCGGATGATATGGCGGCGCTTGCCGACGCATTGAGAGCATAA
- a CDS encoding class I SAM-dependent methyltransferase, with protein sequence MNVNDRKFIFHDLQKIEGYIDPPDALVFSSLLHAQKRRSLGGGIAEIGVFYGRSYFLLRRVAGDDAPVLAVDLFDLDDEGEGLSQYERFLENGKKLNLKIDQDLVIQGDSTLLTPEEVIEKVGKVRFFSIDGGHMLNHVLADSALAMDVLDDHGIIVFDDTFNPQWPEVTVGVADFLRTQGDCFTAFCMTKYKTYVCRREYHDFYENAVTQSQELGAFDHVETEFLGSRVTRLHNPMGRRMIYELMIRSGLTNFSERIYR encoded by the coding sequence ATGAATGTAAACGACCGAAAGTTTATCTTTCACGATCTCCAGAAGATCGAAGGCTATATCGATCCGCCGGATGCTCTGGTCTTTTCCTCCCTGCTCCATGCACAGAAGCGGCGCTCGCTGGGCGGTGGCATTGCGGAGATCGGTGTGTTTTATGGCCGCTCCTATTTCCTTCTGCGCAGGGTGGCGGGCGACGATGCTCCGGTTCTTGCGGTCGATCTCTTCGATCTGGATGACGAGGGGGAGGGGCTCTCGCAATATGAGCGTTTTCTTGAGAACGGCAAAAAGCTTAACCTCAAGATCGATCAGGACCTCGTCATTCAGGGAGACAGCACATTGCTGACCCCGGAAGAGGTGATTGAGAAGGTCGGCAAGGTGCGCTTTTTCAGCATCGATGGCGGGCACATGCTGAACCATGTGCTGGCAGACAGCGCATTGGCAATGGATGTGCTGGACGACCACGGCATCATCGTCTTTGATGACACCTTCAATCCGCAGTGGCCGGAAGTGACTGTTGGCGTTGCGGATTTTCTGCGCACGCAGGGAGATTGTTTCACCGCTTTCTGCATGACGAAATACAAGACCTATGTCTGCCGCAGGGAATATCATGACTTTTATGAGAACGCCGTAACCCAGTCGCAGGAACTTGGTGCCTTCGACCATGTGGAAACGGAATTTCTGGGTTCCAGGGTGACGCGGCTGCACAATCCCATGGGCCGCAGGATGATTTACGAGTTGATGATCCGCTCTGGACTGACGAATTTTTCGGAACGAATTTATCGCTAG